The following proteins are encoded in a genomic region of Drosophila miranda strain MSH22 chromosome 4, D.miranda_PacBio2.1, whole genome shotgun sequence:
- the LOC108162188 gene encoding zinc finger protein 814-like: MEEICRVCMENSGPFTNIFDERPTLDTCIADMIAQCTGYVVRRGDLLPENICPPCLEDAMSAFNLKTTCEQSHKLYLTLMNTDREEGICDNLEDEDWEPSDIESEQSIQFEPDAEVQSDKDLDNLFKCSLCPKSYTRQSNLNRHKKIHNVERPYKCADCPKSFHQKSQLQSHTRTHSGDQPYQCSYCSKFFANKYNLERHTHTHTDDRPFKLSQCSMSFKQIAHRQIQNRTQLGDRRYQCSHLQDHTRIPSSKKHYLCSHCTKSFSSQGYLKIHTRTHTGERPYICSHCSKSFSQLYCFKRHLRWHRNERPFKCSDCSKSFTEKHNLKAHSRTHTVERPLQCCHCPESFQEKESLKLHIQKCAMERPYQCTHCSKSFKQKAHHSAHIRTHTGERPHKCSHCSKSFTQLSHLQIHNRTHTGERPYQCSHCSKTFVQGSTFNRHIRSQHG, from the coding sequence ATGGAGGAAATATGCAGAGTTTGCATGGAAAACTCCGGACCATTCACAAATATTTTTGATGAAAGACCAACATTGGATACTTGTATTGCTGACATGATAGCACAGTGCACCGGGTACGTGGTAAGGCGAGGCGATTTACTACCAGAAAACATATGTCCGCCCTGCCTTGAAGACGCAATGAGTGCATTCAATCTTAAGACCACCTGTGAGCAGAGCCATAAACTCTATTTAACACTGATGAATACGGATAGAGAAGAAGGCATCTGTGACAATCTGGAAGACGAGGATTGGGAACCCTCAGATATAGAAAGTGAGCAATCGATCCAATTTGAACCCGATGCAGAGGTCCAAAGTGATAAGGATCTCGATAATCTCTTCAAATGTAGTCTTTGTCCAAAGAGCTATACGCGTCAATCGAATCTAAATAGacacaaaaaaatacacaatGTGGAACGTCCCTACAAATGCGCCGACTGCCCAAAATCCTTTCATCAAAAATCCCAGCTCCAATCACACACTCGAACGCACTCAGGTGATCAACCTTACCAATGTTCCTACTGCTCGAAGTtttttgcaaataaatataatcTTGAAAGACACACCCATACGCACACCGATGATCGACCCTTCAAACTTTCGCAGTGCTCGATGTCGTTTAAACAAATTGCCCATCGTCAGATACAGAACCGCACACAGCTGGGTGATCGACGCTACCAATGCTCCCATCTTCAAGACCACACACGTATCCCCTCAAGTAAAAAACACTACCTATGCTCTCACTGCACAAAGTCATTTAGCTCGCAGGGATATCTAAAGATTCACACCCGTACGCACACAGGTGAACGACCCTATATATGCTCTCACTGTTCAAAGTCTTTCTCCCAACTGTACTGTTTCAAAAGACACCTGCGTTGGCACAGAAATGAACGACCCTTCAAATGCTCCGACTGCTCAAAATCCTTTACAGAAAAACACAATCTCAAGGCACATAGCCGTACTCACACTGTAGAGCGACCCCTTCAATGTTGTCACTGTCCGGAGTCATTTCAAGAGAAAGAGTCACTCAAATTGCACATCCAGAAATGCGCGATGGAGCGACCATATCAGTGTACCCACTGCTCCAAgtcatttaaacaaaaagccCATCACAGCGCACACATACGTACTCACACTGGGGAGCGACCGCATAAGTGTTCTCACTGCTCGAAGTCATTTACACAACTCTCTCATCTTCAAATACACAACCGCACCCACACAGGTGAAAGACCCTACCAGTGCTCTCACTGCTCGAAAACCTTCGTACAAGGATCTACTTTTAACAGACACATTCGTTCGCAACACGGCTAA
- the LOC108162186 gene encoding zinc finger protein 501-like isoform X1 — MFCNSEEPNKKMEKICRVCMGTSAAFTNIFDKPQNWDTCIADMIAECTGYEVSRGDLLPEHICPPCLEDAVSAFNLKTICVQSHRLYIQERETGMEEVLCDNRDDENCDEKVKKDDKDVDALFRCPHCSKRYTHRSNLYRHIKFHTGERPYKCPDCSKSFIQKSELEVHIRIHTGERPYECTHCSKTFKQNSHLQIHIRTHTRDRPHQCSQCPKSFQELSHLKVHSRTHTGERPYICSHCPKSFSHAGTLRDHILLHTGERPYQCSDCSMSFAQKSELQVHIRSHTGERPFKCSQCPKSFARAACLRAHIRLHTGERPYQCSHCPKSFIQKSNLDTHLRTHTVDRSHQCSYCSKSFMKSSDLQAHICIHTGEHPYKCSFCSKAFIHNSSLKRHTLSHTGQELSSLPDA, encoded by the exons atgttttgcaattcTGAAGAGCCGAACAA GAAAATGGAGAAAATATGCAGAGTTTGCATGGGTACGTCTGCAGCATTCACAAACATTTTCGACAAGCCACAAAACTGGGATACTTGCATTGCTGACATGATAGCGGAGTGCACCGGCTACGAGGTTAGCCGAGGCGATTTACTGCCAGAACACATATGTCCGCCCTGCCTTGAGGATGCAGTGAGTGCATTCAATCTAAAGACCATCTGTGTACAGAGCCACAGACTCTACATCCAAGAAAGGGAGACGGGTATGGAAGAGGTCCTCTGTGATAATCGTGACGACGAGAACTGTGATGAAAAAGTCAAAAAAGATGATAAGGATGTCGATGCTTTATTTAGATGCCCCCATTGTTCGAAGCGGTATACGCATAGAAGCAACTTATATAGACACATCAAATTTCATACGGGTGAACGACCCTACAAATGCCCCGACTGCTCAAAGTCATTTATACAAAAAAGCGAACTCGAAGTACACATCCGTATTCACACGGGTGAGCGACCGTATGAGTGCACGCATTGCTCGAAGACGTTTAAGCAGAACTCCCATCTTCAAATACACATCCGTACCCACACAAGAGATCGGCCCCATCAATGCTCCCAATGTCCGAAGTCATTTCAAGAACTGTCTCATCTAAAAGTACACAGCCGCACACACACGGGAGAGCGACCGTATATATGTTCTCATTGCCCAAAGTCTTTTTCCCATGCCGGAACACTTCGGGATCATATCTTGTTGCATACCGGTGAACGACCATACCAATGTTCAGACTGCTCTATGTCTTTTGCACAAAAATCAGAGCTGCAAGTGCACATACGCTCTCATACGGGAGAGCGACCGTTTAAGTGCTCTCAATGCCCCAAGTCCTTTGCCCGAGCCGCTTGCCTACGGGCTCATATCCGTTTGCATACTGGCGAACGACCTTACCAGTGTTCCCACTGCCCGAAGTCCTTTATACAAAAATCCAATCTTGATACACACTTACGTACTCACACGGTGGACCGATCCCACCAATGCTCCTACTGCTCAAAGTCCTTTATGAAAAGCTCCGATCTCCAAGCACATATCTGTATTCACACTGGAGAGCATCCTTACAAGTGCTCGTTCTGCTCAAAGGCCTTTATTCACAACTCATCTCTGAAAAGACATACCCTTTCTCACACGGGACAAGAGCTTTCAAGTCTACCCGATGCATAA
- the LOC108163818 gene encoding uncharacterized protein LOC108163818: protein MYIKRISSRILRRRADYMENITARRTCFAGAYFTDTVFPPARCFLYLIGFDRQCGVPTAAAGTSDRRRNVSKASRRRIYVPHALPQTESYPISPARRSPIKALPRRIRDRPRPRSTPLPSLSFNPAIDNKVFDDGNTRATRLQIYFVLCSSV from the exons ATGTATATAAAAAGGATTTCTTCGCGAATTCTTCGTCGTCGTGCGGATTACATGGAAAATATTACGGCACGACGTACGTGCTTCGCAGGTGCATACTTCACCGACACCGTCTTCCCTCCTGCACGATGCTTTCTTTATCTCATCGGCTTTGATCGG CAATGTGGCGTCCCGACCGCTGCAGCAGGGACAAGTGATCGACGGCGGAATGTCAGCAAAGCTTCGAGACGC AGGATCTATGTACCCCACGCTTTACCACAAACCGAGTCGTATCCGATTTCCCCCGCCAGACGGAGTCCTATTAAAGCATTGCCGAGGCGGATTCGAGACAGACCAAGACCTAGAAGCACACCCTTGCCATCGTTATCCTTCAACCCGGCCATCGACAACAAGGTCTTTGACGATGGGAATACGCGGGCTACTAGACTCCAGATATATTTCGTTCTATGTAGTTCGGTTTAA
- the LOC108162185 gene encoding polyphosphoinositide phosphatase — MNNGNPNIVFSPLISCIQKVVLYETRTRLYLVGSNNRETRFRLLTIDRLAHNRLSIEENANEFNNLEIRRFVASLTGSPKVTSAYGVLGFVRFLEGYYLILVTKRKCCAFIGNHLVYTIKDTVMVRVNEVTSQRPPHPHEDRYKKMFQNIDLRSNFYFSYSYDLTRTLQYNESAPRFVGAKVDLDRDEPLPDWNTLTNNVAQIHERVDYAFRSDSRKRFVWNAYLLQPMEGIMLKDWLLEVTHGFVSQSCISIFGRHVNVCLIARRSTRFAGTRFLKRGANFQGDVANEVETEQIVSDGQRLCAFTQMRGSIPSHWSQDISKMVPKPQIQVVICDPYAQTPSRHFERLLFHYGAPLIMLNLVKKRERRKHESIISKELEYSIRYLNQFLPPPHRMKHIHFDMARQSRLSGGNVMDQLAIYAESVIQLTNMFFKARGSELSLQTGIVRTNCVDCLDRTNSAQFAIGKCALGHQLERLGFLKSAKLEFDSDCVTMLEHLYEEHGDTLALQYGGSQLVHRIKTYRKTAPWGSQGNDVMQTLSRYYSNTFSDTEKQHSINLFLGIYKPSHTKLTQPIWELQTDYDMHNDFVPSTDSKQITDWVRHKVRECLPYSCADSNKLVKELFRVHSNGLEMIDAYSNYHQSFKWTDLSEHIAFEISQLAMRFMPTFRTNYSPFQRQIQTSRKARQNPSMTGHSSTGSTNSNSSSSSEGDDSSSDEELSASFAEKEAKQTESAEPAAITLASVLPSMDQVYGCSINAPSKQSMAIYKKYVQLEKLSSGGARPAQTSVAQRDQELAKIMRGITLRPLSNYGTNSYLSVHPPTVPSKSLIIYGEYCKTPSNFSAVPKFEEFDVLYRYVQKL, encoded by the exons ATGAACAATGGAAACCCAAATATAGTATTTAGTCCTCTGATCAGTTGCATACAGAAGGTAGTGCTCTATGAAACCCGCACA CGTTTGTATTTGGTGGGCAGCAACAACCGGGAGACTAGATTTCGGTTGCTCACCATCGATCGGCTGGCACACAACCGTTTGAGTATCGAGGAAAATGCCAACGAGTTCAATAACTTGGAAATCAGACGCTTTGTGGCTTCCCTCACGGGCTCACCGAAGGTGACATCAGCCTACGGGGTGTTGGGCTTTGTCAGATTTCTCGAGGGCTACTACCTGATACTGGTTACCAAGCGCAAGTGTTGTGCCTTCATTGGAAATCATTTGGTCTACACCATTAAGGACACAGTAATGGTACGTGTGAACGAGGTGACATCCCAGCGACCACCGCACCCACACGAGGATCGCTACAAGAAAATGTTTCAGAACATCGACCTGCGAAGCAACTTTTATTTCTCCTATTCGTACGATCTGACACGAACGCTGCAGTATAATGAATCGGCGCCGCGCTTTGTGGGAGCCAAAGTGGACCTGGATCGGGACGAGCCACTACCCGACTGGAACACGCTGACTAATAATGTGGCACAGATTCATGAGCGTGTGGACTATGCATTTCGAAGCGATTCCCGCAAGCGTTTTGTATGGAATGCCTATCTTCTGCAACCAATGGAGGGTATAATGCTAAAGGACTGGCTTCTGGAGGTCACCCACGGGTTTGTTAGTCAATCGTGCATCAGCATCTTTGGACGGCATGTAAATGTCTGCCTTATAGCGCGACGCAGTACGCGCTTTGCGGGTACACGCTTTCTAAAGCGAGGTGCAAACTTCCAGGGCGATGTAGCCAATGAAGTGGAGACGGAGCAAATTGTAAGCGACGGTCAACGACTGTGCGCCTTTACGCAAATGCGGGGCTCCATACCATCCCACTGGTCGCAGGACATCAGTAAAATGGTTCCAAAGCCTCAGATACAGGTGGTCATATGTGATCCCTACGCTCAGACTCCCTCGCGGCATTTTGAGCGACTGCTGTTCCACTATGGGGCACCATTAATAATGCTTAACCTGGTTAAGAAGCGAGAGCGTCGGAAGCACGAGTCTATCATCTCAAAGGAACTGGAGTACAGCATTCGCTATCTAAATCAGTTTCTACCTCCGCCGCATCGAATGAAACACATACACTTCGATATGGCCCGTCAGAGCCGTTTGAGTGGTGGAAACGTCATGGATCAGTTGGCTATATACGCGGAAAGTGTGATTCAATTGACGAATATGTTCTTTAAAGCTCGAGGCAGCGAGCTCAGCCTTCAGACTGGCATTGTACGCACTAATTGCGTGGACTGCTTGGACCGAACCAACTCGGCCCAGTTTGCCATTGGAAAGTGTGCATTGGGGCACCAACTAGAGAGATTGGGTTTTCTGAAGTCGGCCAAGCTAGAGTTCGACTCGGATTGTGTAACGATGCTGGAGCACTTGTACGAGGAGCATGGTGATACTCTAGCGTTGCAGTATGGTGGCTCTCAGCTGGTCCATAGGATTAAGACATATCGAAAGACGGCTCCCTGGGGCTCCCAAGGCAACGATGTGATGCAGACCCTCAGTCGCTACTACAGCAATACATTTAGCGACACTGAAAAGCAGCACAGCATCAATCTCTTTCTTGGCATTTACAAGCCCAGCCACACAAAAT TGACTCAACCTATATGGGAGCTACAAACCGACTACGATATGCACAATGACTTTGTGCCCAGCACGGATAGCAAACAGATCACCGATTGGGTTCGTCATAAGGTACGGGAGTGCTTGCCATACTCGTGCGCCGATTCGAACAAACTCGTCAAGGAGCTGTTCCGCGTACACAGCAATGGCTTGGAGATGATCGATGCCTACTCAAATTACCATCAGTCCTTCAAGTGGACCGATCTTAGCGAACACATTGCCTTTGAGATAAGCCAGCTGGCAATGCGCTTTATGCCCACATTCCGCACAAACTACAGTCCGTTTCAGAGACAGATTCAGACGTCAAGGAAAGCTCGTCAAAATCCCTCGATGACTGGTCACAGTTCCACGGGGTCGACGAACAGCAACTCTTCAAGCTCTAGTGAAGGCGATGACAGCTCCAGCGATGAGGAGCTTAGTGCCAGCTTTGCCGAGAAAGAGGCCAAGCAAACAGAATCGGCTGAGCCGGCCGCTATAACGCTGGCTTCGGTGCTCCCCTCAATGGATCAGGTCTATGGCTGCAGCATTAATGCGCCCTCCAAGCAGAGCATGGCCATCTATAAGAAATACGTCCAACTGGAAAAACTGTCCAGTGGAGGAGCTCGGCCTGCCCAGACTTCCGTGGCCCAGCGCGACCAAGAGCTCGCTAAGATCATGAGGGGCATCACGCTGCGCCCGCTGAGCAACTATGGCACAAACTCGTATCTGAGTGTGCATCCACCGACCGTTCCCAGCAAAAGTCTGATTATCTATGGAGAGTACTGCAAAACACCGAGCAACTTCAGTGCCGTGCCAAAGTTTGAAGAGTTCGATGTGCTCTATCGATATGTACAGAAGCTATAG
- the LOC108162189 gene encoding zinc finger protein 782-like encodes MEEICRVCNGKSGAFTNIFNDGPTLETCIADMIEQCTGYEVRRGDLLPENICPPCLEDAVSAFNLKITCEQSHKLHFPAMGVRTEKYNLTDKDWSGSRSDKSNNMEADAECSQDTGAKTDYIERPYKCFHCSQSLQHKSHLSEHIRTHTGELPYRCSYCSKSFIIKSKLERHTRTHTGERPYQCSHCAKAFSHDGTLRIHIRTHTGERPYLCPHCPMSFTQNSELKVHIRTHTGERPYNCSQCSMSFKQLAHLQIHTRSHTGERPYQCSHCSKAFKQNIELKVHIRTHTGERPYTCAHCSKSFAHNVSLKRHIRAHTQKNC; translated from the coding sequence ATGGAGGAGATATGCAGAGTTTGCAATGGAAAGTCCGGAGCTTTCACAAACATTTTTAATGATGGACCCACATTGGAAACTTGCATTGCTGACATGATAGAGCAGTGTACCGGGTACGAGGTTAGGCGAGGCGATTTACTACCAGAAAACATATGTCCGCCCTGCCTCGAGGATGCAGTGAGTGCATTCAATCTTAAGATCACCTGTGAGCAGAGCCATAAACTCCATTTCCCAGCGATGGGCGTGAGGACAGAAAAGTATAATCTGACTGACAAGGATTGGTCAGGTAGTCGAAGTGACAAATCGAACAATATGGAAGCTGATGCAGAATGTTCACAAGATACTGGAGCTAAGACGGATTATATCGAACGACCCTACAAATGCTTCCACTGTTCTCAATCCTTGCAACATAAGTCCCATCTTAGTGAACACATCCGCACTCACACTGGTGAGCTACCGTATAGATGTTCTTACTGCTCAAAGTCCTTTATAATAAAATCCAAACTTGAAAGACACACTCGAACGCACACGGGCGAACGACCCTACCAATGCTCTCACTGCGCGAAGGCTTTTTCGCACGATGGAACTCTCCGGATACACATCCGTACACATACGGGTGAACGACCATACCTATGTCCCCACTGCCCGATGTCCTTCACCCAAAATTCGGAACTCAAAGTACACATCCGCACTCACACGGGGGAGCGACCTTATAATTGTTCCCAGTGCTCCATGTCATTCAAGCAACTCGCCCATCTTCAAATACACACACGGTCCCACACAGGTGAACGACCGTACCAATGCTCTCACTGCTCAAAGgcatttaaacaaaatatcGAACTTAAAGTACACATCCGCACTCACACGGGGGAGCGACCATATACCTGTGCTCACTGTTCGAAATCATTCGCCCATAACGTATCTCTAAAACGGCACATACGCGCTCACACGCAGAAAAATTGTTAA
- the LOC108162186 gene encoding zinc finger protein 501-like isoform X2 — protein sequence MEKICRVCMGTSAAFTNIFDKPQNWDTCIADMIAECTGYEVSRGDLLPEHICPPCLEDAVSAFNLKTICVQSHRLYIQERETGMEEVLCDNRDDENCDEKVKKDDKDVDALFRCPHCSKRYTHRSNLYRHIKFHTGERPYKCPDCSKSFIQKSELEVHIRIHTGERPYECTHCSKTFKQNSHLQIHIRTHTRDRPHQCSQCPKSFQELSHLKVHSRTHTGERPYICSHCPKSFSHAGTLRDHILLHTGERPYQCSDCSMSFAQKSELQVHIRSHTGERPFKCSQCPKSFARAACLRAHIRLHTGERPYQCSHCPKSFIQKSNLDTHLRTHTVDRSHQCSYCSKSFMKSSDLQAHICIHTGEHPYKCSFCSKAFIHNSSLKRHTLSHTGQELSSLPDA from the coding sequence ATGGAGAAAATATGCAGAGTTTGCATGGGTACGTCTGCAGCATTCACAAACATTTTCGACAAGCCACAAAACTGGGATACTTGCATTGCTGACATGATAGCGGAGTGCACCGGCTACGAGGTTAGCCGAGGCGATTTACTGCCAGAACACATATGTCCGCCCTGCCTTGAGGATGCAGTGAGTGCATTCAATCTAAAGACCATCTGTGTACAGAGCCACAGACTCTACATCCAAGAAAGGGAGACGGGTATGGAAGAGGTCCTCTGTGATAATCGTGACGACGAGAACTGTGATGAAAAAGTCAAAAAAGATGATAAGGATGTCGATGCTTTATTTAGATGCCCCCATTGTTCGAAGCGGTATACGCATAGAAGCAACTTATATAGACACATCAAATTTCATACGGGTGAACGACCCTACAAATGCCCCGACTGCTCAAAGTCATTTATACAAAAAAGCGAACTCGAAGTACACATCCGTATTCACACGGGTGAGCGACCGTATGAGTGCACGCATTGCTCGAAGACGTTTAAGCAGAACTCCCATCTTCAAATACACATCCGTACCCACACAAGAGATCGGCCCCATCAATGCTCCCAATGTCCGAAGTCATTTCAAGAACTGTCTCATCTAAAAGTACACAGCCGCACACACACGGGAGAGCGACCGTATATATGTTCTCATTGCCCAAAGTCTTTTTCCCATGCCGGAACACTTCGGGATCATATCTTGTTGCATACCGGTGAACGACCATACCAATGTTCAGACTGCTCTATGTCTTTTGCACAAAAATCAGAGCTGCAAGTGCACATACGCTCTCATACGGGAGAGCGACCGTTTAAGTGCTCTCAATGCCCCAAGTCCTTTGCCCGAGCCGCTTGCCTACGGGCTCATATCCGTTTGCATACTGGCGAACGACCTTACCAGTGTTCCCACTGCCCGAAGTCCTTTATACAAAAATCCAATCTTGATACACACTTACGTACTCACACGGTGGACCGATCCCACCAATGCTCCTACTGCTCAAAGTCCTTTATGAAAAGCTCCGATCTCCAAGCACATATCTGTATTCACACTGGAGAGCATCCTTACAAGTGCTCGTTCTGCTCAAAGGCCTTTATTCACAACTCATCTCTGAAAAGACATACCCTTTCTCACACGGGACAAGAGCTTTCAAGTCTACCCGATGCATAA
- the LOC117185903 gene encoding zinc finger protein 501-like: MEEHREEDIWDNLGDGDWEPSYSESGQTEAKIHGDKDVDHLFKCTLCPKRYTQKSNLNRHIKLHTANRPYQCSHCSKYFIYKSNLESHNRIHTDDRPYHCSYCSKSFHQNGQLSDHIRTHTGERPYKCSHCSKSFSCSGSIRIHNRTHTGERPYQCSHCSVAFAQKYGLERHIRLHTDERPFQCSRCSKSFITKSNLEIHTRTHTSGRLYKCADCLETYQTKSHLSEHLRTHTGDRPFRCSHCSKSFKQNDELKKHIRTHTKESDRFSALSARSHFKKNAKSANTSVLTRGSDHSSVLTARSLFRTLDLSGFTSVRIQVIDPTNALTAQSHL; this comes from the coding sequence ATGGAAGAGCATCGAGAAGAAGACATCTGGGATAATCTGGGAGACGGGGATTGGGAACCGTCATATAGCGAAAGTGGGCAAACCGAGGCAAAGATCCATGGTGATAAGGATGTCGATCATCTCTTCAAATGTACTCTTTGTCCAAAGAGGTATACGCAAAAATCGAATCTAAATAGACACATAAAATTGCACACGGCTAACCGACCGTATCAATGCTCCCACTGCTCAAAGTACTTTATATATAAGTCCAATCTGGAATCACACAACCGTATTCACACAGATGACCGACCATACCACTGCTCTTACTGCTCGAAGTCATTTCATCAAAATGGCCAACTCAGCGACCACATCCGTACTCATACGGGTGAACGACCGTATAAGTGTTCTCACTGTTCGAAGTCTTTTTCGTGCTCTGGATCTATCCGGATACACAACCGTACGCACACCGGTGAGCGACCCTACCAGTGCTCTCACTGCTCAGTGGCTTTTGCACAAAAATACGGTCTTGAAAGACACATCCGTTTGCACACGGATGAACGACCCTTCCAATGCTCTCGCTGCTCGAAGTCATTTATAACAAAATCGAATCTTGAAATACACACCCGCACGCATACGAGTGGACGACTTTACAAATGCGCCGACTGTTTGGAAACATACCAAACAAAATCCCATCTGAGCGAACATCTCCGTACGCATACGGGCGATAGGCCATTTCGTTGTTCTCACTGTTCGAAATCATTTAAACAAAATGACGAACTCAAAAAACACATCCGCACTCACACAAAGGAGAGCGACCGTTTCAGTGCTCTTTCTGCTCGAAGTCATTTTAAAAAAAATGCCAAGTCAGCGAACACCTCCGTACTCACACGGGGGAGCGACCATTCAAGTGTTCTCACTGCCCGAAGTCTTTTTCGTACTCTGGATCTCTCTGGGTTCACATCCGTACGCATACAGGTGATCGACCCTACCAATGCCCTCACTGCTCAAAGTCATTTATAA